One genomic window of Hyperolius riggenbachi isolate aHypRig1 chromosome 7, aHypRig1.pri, whole genome shotgun sequence includes the following:
- the LOC137525324 gene encoding olfactory receptor 1C1-like, with translation MKNITSFLEFHILAIPSDWHKGTVSVFFFLIYFIGVFLNLVLAIVIYTNIHLHTPMYLFLCNLSFVDICYMTTTVPKLLHILLSGNNTVSFIACFSQMFFYFWGACTEVNLLLTMAYDRYIAICKPLHYAEILNTSNCVQLMVAIWVVAFANSVLVTITASKTPLCYFNTIQGFYCDFKAVIKMSCPGSSFLHGVIFMEMILFGFFPFFCSLASYVKVVSVILAMKSKDGRTKAFSTCSSHIMVLSIFYGTSVLVYMIPPSANVDVLERLCTIFYTAVTPVLNPLLYSLRNKDSNISIMRLLNKCK, from the coding sequence ATGAAGAACATCACAAGCTTTTTAGAGTTCCACATATTGGCAATTCCAAGTGACTGGCATAAAGGAACAGTCTCAGTTTTCTTCTTTTTGATATACTTTATAGGAGTATTTCTAAATCTAGTGTTAGCTATTGTAATATATACCAATATTCACCTGCACACACCCATGTACTTATTCCTCTGTAATTTATCTTTTGTTGATATTTGTTACATGACCACCACAGTTCCGAAACTGCTGCACATCTTGCTTTCGGGAAATAACACGGTATCTTTCATAGCATGCTTCAGTCAGATGTTCTTCTACTTTTGGGGTGCTTGCACCGAAGTCAATCTTCTTCTAACGATGGCTTATGATCGATACATTGCCATATGTAAGCCTTTACATTATGCAGAGATCTTGAATACAAGTAACTGTGTCcaacttatggtggccatatgGGTAGTTGCCTTTGCCAACTCTGTGTTAGTGACAATTACTGCATCGAAAACACCTTTGTGTTACTTCAATACCATCCAAGGGTTCTATTGTGATTTCAAAGCGGTCATCAAGATGTCTTGTCCTGGGAGTTCTTTCCTTCATGGCGTCATCTTCATGGAGATGATATTATttggattttttccctttttctgcAGTTTGGCCTCTTATGTCAAGGTGGTCAGTGTTATTCTGGCCATGAAGTCTAAGGATGGGAGAACAAAGGCCTTCTCTACCTGCTCTTCTCATATCATGGTCCTTAGTATTTTCTATGGTACATCCGTTCTTGTGTACATGATTCCACCGTCTGCCAATGTAGACGTTTTGGAGAGGTTATGCACCATTTTCTACACAGCTGTGACTCCCGTGCTAAACCCTCTGCTGTATAGTTTGAGAAACAAAGATTCTAATATATCCATTATGCGGTTATTAAATAAATGTAAATGA